Part of the Equus asinus isolate D_3611 breed Donkey chromosome 11, EquAss-T2T_v2, whole genome shotgun sequence genome is shown below.
aaaaaagagggaaggctggcaatacatgttagctcagagtcaatcttcctcacaagaaaagcattaaaaaaaaaagagagagagagaaatgtaagCAATTGCAGTGTGAACAAGCTTATTTTAAGGGAGGTACGCTTCAAAACAATTTATGCAGTCTTTAATCCTTATTTTTTAAgcataaaatggtacaacctcATTATTCTTCAGATTGAGTTTCAAAATACGATGGATTTGAACTATGAGACatatgaaatgaaaacacaccccccaaaacaaagcaaagtaaaaacagaaaacaactctTTAGAAAGACTCTAACTGGCTGGTTCCTAACAGCCACAGCGATTGGCTGGCCTCACATGGGCTTACAAGGAATGGAGATTTTCTGAGTAAAAGGCtcagaaatcagagcagagtcagaaTAACAAATAAGCTTTTCAAAAGGCAACTGCCCAAACCAAACAATAATTTTTCACTTGTTTACAAAGTGTGGAAAGAAATAAGGGCCTCCCCATTGGTATTTTCACcaaccacacagacacacacacgcactgcatcatcattatcatcatcattagtaTACCTTCTAAAAACTGAAGAAGACGGAAATAAAATTCATCCTGGAAAAATAACAACCAATggaaatcactttaaatgtaaaggaGCAACGAAATTTATTGACTGACTTAAACACAACAGTTAAAATGGCAGTGTCGTATTTTCAATTTAAGATGTTTGAATGAAACAAGAAAAGTGCTATTAGTCCAAGCTTCTTACATTCATTAAGAGTGACTATCAAAAACGGCAACATGCACAATGATACATATGCACAAAATGGAATTATAtcaacaaatatacaaaatacccaaaataaaatatttacaggtttaaaaatataaacattggTTCATCTATCCCATTAAACCATtggagtggagaaaggagaaaagacccTATTGCTATTTAGAATCCTTTGTTAAAACAAGTTTCAAAAACAGAGTAGTTCTAGAAGACAATTTTTGATGTTTTGGGGGAGTTTAACATtctattacaaaaataatatatataaacctACTAACAATTTTCCTCCTGTGCACAAAAATAATACAGCCAAAAGCTTGTCCTCAAAGACATGCCTGACTCTCAGGAAAATTAATTATAGAAAGGGAGTCTCTCATTTGGGTTTTCTTTATCATTGTTTTCAAATAACCTGCAATTTCCTGTATTACACtgagatatttcatataaatatcttGGGCAAAACCTGCAGTTAGCAATGAGCCTGGTAGATAGCTGGAGTCAAGTGAAAAGGACAAGAATTGAGTTTTCCTGTAGCATCAAAACCATTCTCCCTGATATTCTTGATAAAGCTACCACTATCAGGTCCTCCACGTCCAGTTAAATTTATCCTGGaagcaataaaaatgttaaatattactTGGTTAGAGTTTCTCCTCCTTTATTTAGACGTAACTGTGTAGTGGGGGATAAATGGTTGTAATGCAGATATTCGAGAAGGTTCACTGATTCCTTCAGGCTACCTGGGGCTACTCATGACATGTTAATGAGTATTTACTGTATGTCTACTCTATGTCCCTATGCAATTTGACCCGATATTTTTAGTATTTCAGCTTGAGTTACCAAGTGATTCGGTAGGTATGTGGGAAAGTTTAATATGTCTCCAATAACCAGTAACTTATTAAAAATGGATCTTCTCACATAGAACAAAGAGTTACCCTACCCAATCATTGAATAATTTCCAAAAATTACCCCAGTTTACAATTCAGTAGAATGACCATCTGTTATTGAAATCTTCTATTACCTCCCATTAAAATGAAATGTAGAATTCATTAAAAAAGCATTTTACCAAGTGTAGGCAGCCCACGTGTTAGTAAAATAACCTCATTAATTGTGACTGTGATGCAATTTCAAACGGATTTTCCCTAAATGCTGAGAGTGGCATCTCAGGAGAATCAGAGTGGAAGAAAACTCAGACAGCAATCTGTTGAGTTCACTCTTGAAACTgcttttggttttcttattgACAAAGCAGTCATCAGATTATAAAATCCGTATGCAGACCTGCCAGTATGTAACTCTAAAATAATTGGTAAATCTGGTCCAAAATTTTGACTGGCCCAGGTGAGAAAAAAAACCTGCTAGACTCCGAGATCTACCTTCCAGACTTGCACATATAAAAGCCATCAAGTAATTTTTCTTACAAAAACCAAGTTCACCTTTGACTAAAATAGTCATGGTTTTAACGGTATCCACAATCAAAAATCTGGTTTGGCTCTTGCATTTCAGAACTTTGATCAGTTTGTTACGTAAAACAAGTTACGCAAAGATTGAATCCTACGGCCAAAAAAGGATTATAATTAAAGCATGAGCTACAGAGTTAGACTTCTGGTTTAAATTCTGTCCGTTCTTATTAAATGGGTGACTTTGGACAAGGTATTTCACCTTTGTGAGcatcattttcttcctctgtagAGTGGAGCCAACACCCACCTTGCACGGTTCTTGTGAACAGCGGAGGCAGCAACGCAAAGGCAAGTACACAGTGTCATCCCGGCATGGCATAGACACACAGGATTTTAACTTAACACAttaattttaacttaatataAAATACTCAAATTCATGGTGACCGATTTGTAGCTATTCGACAAATATTAGTTGAACGAATTAATGAATCAGAAAAGATAGGCCAGGATTCAATGGCTGTAGACAGAACATAGGATGCGCTACTTTTGACAGAGACAGGAGCTTAtgtctgaggctcagaaatgtaTCCAGGCCAGGGATCCCCTAGGCTGCTCCTATTCAAACAATAACACAGAATGCCCAGAACAAGCCTAGACTGGGCTGAAGGTGGAAAAGCAACAAGTGAACGGTGCTTGGAATGACTGACATCCCAGCAGGGAAGAAGTGCTTCCATGACAGCAGAAGAGATTTCTGTCCACACGTTTGAAGTTAATCCCAAGAAAGAGAGGAGCCTCCAAAGGAAGGCAGATTGTTAGCCCATTAACTGTGCGACAGTGGCAGGTTTCCCTGTGAGCAATGGGAGCACCACCGTCTTGGACACAATACCATTTTCAGCTTCTGACATAGGTTAGCTTTGCTTCTGCTGAAAGATATTAAGCAGTTCTTAGCTTCCCTACTACCATGAGTCACTAAAGATTCTCCATCCCTGCCGCAAAGActaggggaaaagagagagagcgatGGAATGGGatggagacaaacaaaaagggTGAATTAAAGATGGCGTATTAGGCAGATTTTGCCTAACTCGCATGGCTGTTAAGAGGactaagtaaatatttgtaaCGCTCCTAGCAATCACTGGAACTTACTAAGTCTTCGATAAATGTTAATCATTGTtatgataattattatttttagaggAATTTGTGTGGCTTAATCCACATCGCCCGTGTTCAACCTCAGCCATTCTGCTCCACCCCACAAACTATAAGCAACAAAACaaagatagataaaataaaatcaagatggttttaaaaaatattaagaaagtcCAATTACAACACAGCTATGTGTGAGCTCCAAACTGAATGGGCTTTTCTTAAGATTTAGGTACAGTGTATGCCCCAGGAATATGGGTTGCATTGAATTAAAGTAAATAGCAGTCATAAAATGTGCCCAGTTTCAGATCTGGAGTCTTTGTGACTGGTTCAatctttccttttccagtttGAGAAGGAACTCCTTTCCATAATCATGAAACTAGCATTCTGAATGACTCCTTGAAGACACTATCTGCAGTGAGATAATAACTTTCTTTATAAGTGGCTATTGTTTAAATCATCATCACAGTGAAAAGGCTCTGAGAAGCAATCCACGACAGCCGTCAGAACATCCTCAGAGCAAGACGGGTCACAGTGTCAATGACTGCCCTTAAGAAAGGACCACACTTGCCTACCACCTGACAATATTGTAGCCTGCTTCTTTTTACGAGGTGAAAGCTTGCCTCTTGCTTCCCCACATGGCTACATAGAAAATACCAGTCTACCATACTAGCCTTTTGGTCTCaaactgttttataaatatttgtggataACAAATTCAAAATTCCTAAGGCAGAGTGTACACAAATGAGAAGTGTGTTCATCCCTTGGTCTGCCtagagaagggggagggaaggggggttAGGCCAAGGTATTTGGGTTTCTCCTCTTATTTCACCCAGGTACTTTTAACTGAGCATTCTCAGGTCATCAGGAGTGGTAAGAGGCTACAGCAatgcttttcctttgtttaagagaataaaattctTGAATTAATTTATTAAGAATGACAAGGCGGGGTGAAGTATATGTGAATGTATTGGAACGTTTCTCAGCGGAAGCCAGGCCCAGGGGCCAAGCCCAGATAGTCACACTTCAGGAGAGAAGTCTGGTACAACTACAAGCAGGAAAGACGTTCCCCTAAGAAGTGTCAAAACACACTACCATCGCGACAAGGGTCCCAGTACTGCTATCCAAGGGCACTAAGCCAACAGCATGGAGACAAAGGGAGAGGACCACGAGCACATTACCCAATCTCTCCAAAAGAAGTGGACAGTAAAAAGTCTCCAAAACTTAACCTGACAAAGATGTAAATAATGAAAACTCAGAAAGTTCAGTCAAAGAAATCTTGATACCTAATACAGTCTCTTTACCTTGACAACTGTGTAAGCAAAGGGTTATTTGAATATTCATTTAAGTGCAAATACTTGAAAACTACTTCTGAGACTGAGTAAACCCTTTACACTCAGAAAGGCATCATTTTCAcagatattcaacactttgtaTTTTAATTGGCAGATAATTTGTGGAAATGTATCTAAAGGAAGTTCCTAATGTTCTATATTCCATTGTTTATtaggggaaataataaaaatctatttcCTCCTGCAATTATTAAAAATGCTGTGGTAaaatttctcccagttggtgcTAATGGAAGATTAAAAGCATCAACCGCCATtggtgctgaagcagagtgggtcAGGAAACATCGTCTGTGCGACGGAGGTTTTAAAGCCAGGCTGTCTTCATGCAGAGCTATTGAACTGACCGATAAATTCAGGGCCAACAATTGATTTGACTTTTCCTCTCTACACTGGCCAGCTCTTTGCCTAAAGCGACTTAATCAACCAAGTATTTCAGAATCATATATACACAGGAAAGTTTGTCATCAGCCCATATCCAATCCTTTCCCTAAAAATATCAGCAAATAGGGCCAAATTAGATAATGCATTAATAATTGGAATGTAAATCTATTAAAATTCTAAAAGAGAGTCTTCACAAACATAAATGAAAGTAGCCCTTGGCACAAAAAAGCAACTTTATCCCTTgtctgtggttggaaaagattaAGACACACTCTTCTTGCATTGGCCCGGATTTCCCATCAAGTGATTGAGGCCATTTAATTCGTTGCCTGAATTCTTCATTTGACTGGTGTGGGTGGAATTCTTAAAGATATAGAATAAAAAACGTgggaaatatatgaagaaaagaattataaaagaaaacattttaaatcttgTCTAACCGGTTGACAggaaggagaaagtaaaataaacttgGCTGACATTTTCCTTTACTTAGAAAAGAAGACACAGCATAGTGGTGTAAATGCAGAAATAAGTCCCCAAGCTGTGAAAGCAAACATAGTTTGTTCCAGTGcttacaaaacaaataaatagaccGCTTGTACTATTACAATATTCTCATTAGTACTTCAGATACTCTTAACTTTCCTGTACAATTGAACAAATGAACTAATATAACTTTGTCAAGAATCCatgcagagaagaaaataacccttGCAGGAAAGTgtgcaagaagaaaataaagatcctTTGTTTTATAGCTAGGAATAAAATTTATGTTCTTTCCATTCACTAGGgaaaaatgaatgtattttgaGTCTAAATAGTACTATCAGTgttaaatcaaatttaaattgcttttctaaagacagaaataatttctaaaatatttctggGTTTACAGTAGCTGCCTTTGTCTGTTGGTTTGTGCACAGCTGAGTGCATGGGCACGTGTAACTGTGAGTTGCTGTATGAGTTCCTGGTGGTGTATTCAGAGTGCTTCTGTCTGAGTACAGGACTTCATCTACCGACATaagaaaatttaacattaaaaCATTACTTTGTAATAACATTAAGGATCTGACACAAAGCAATAAAAGCCAGTAATCTGACTAATAAAGAAACTCAGCAAATCTCTACCACCTCTTCTAATCAAatcattataaatttaaaatgaggaaCAACCTGCTTTGTGCTACTGGCTCAAATCTGTTTTCCTTTGACGTCTGCTCATTTTGTTACTTCCTCCATATTATTAAAATAGGTTTTCATATACTCAACttgctttattctttcctttataaAACAGAGAAGAAACTTTAAAAGCAAAAGTAGTATCACTTCATTATTAGGGCAATCTCTCTGGAAAACTAGAGTTACATAGAAGGGCTTGTGGCATTTACATGCGTGTAATTCCCCTTGAATGTGTCTAACCTTCCCGAGACCGTGATGCACCTCCCAGCAGAGGCCCGGGTCTTCTGATTAAATACACTGAAGTGCATTTCAAAGAGGATGTGATATAATCATGGGGCACTAATAGCATTCTAGGCACTGATTCAGTGTATCACTCCAAGTAGGCATACGGTAACCCTTTCTGAAATAAGTGTTTTatctaaaataatagaaaatatgtgTCGAAGTCAAccacttttcaaaaaaatcttgGCATAAAGTGTTTAGGATACGTAAGCTTGCCAGTGTCATATTCTGAACATATCTGTCTCAGATACAAGTCTATAAAGCAGAAGTCCGATAACATGAAAAACTATagttttccattgtttttctttacGTGTTCCTCATTTTGGATTCCCCATATTGAGGAATGGTTGAATCCAAAATTTTTATAACCAAGGTCAAATTTCTGAACACCAGGGTTGGGGGTGAGAAACGAATAGACCCTTACCCAAGACAAGGCAGAACCATTCCTCTGACACATCAACACAATAGATCTTTTTTTCTGCATTGAGAGCCAGAGAACccatataaaacaaaacagaactgcTTCTGGTCACAGCACATAAAAGAACATCAATGGTTTGGGGACAGTTATCATATCTAGCTATAAAACCAGATTTTAGACTTGAGGTTACTGACAGATTATAAAATGTTAACAGCTGAATAAACTGTAAAATATGCATTATCTACACATGAAAAGGTTACAGAGTTTATAAATGCTAAAATACTGTGGCTATTGGCATTTAGTGAAATCTTTCCCTGATCCTGATTTCTGCActgggtggaaaaaaaaaagggaaaaacgtGCTCTGCTGAGCTTTTTATTTCTCGCCAAAGGAATGATCTAAACCAACCAACCCAGACTCTCCCTTGTTGTCCTAGTGGTCGGTATTTACCTGTTTGCATACCTAGCAACTGAAAGAAGGCAAGTTTTCTGCCCATCAATGATCCCCCTCCTGCTCCTCAGGTAAATACCTGGCTCTTTCACCTTTGCAGGTGTTTCCCACACAGTGATACAACAAAGGGTCGTTTTTTtcctggaaaggaaaaggaaaataaggtaGGAAGGAAAGCGTCAGGGAAGAGGAGGGCCCCTCTGGTCCTCCCAGTGGTTCCTCCAGGCTCTGTGGACCACGGCAGCCAAATATCACGGCATGGTGCTTACCTAGGTTTGGTTATGTCCTGTTTTCTGCAAAGGCAAGTAAAGGTGGCCTCTGAGTGTTCAGtgcatcaaagaaaaaaagaaagaaaaaagatttttaaaaaggtaaaaaagaaaaagtgcttgAAAAGAATTCTCAGGGACTTATCTTGAGAGGAGAATCCCGTGTGTAGCTCCCCCTCTCGGGTGGATCCTGCCCCTACTGGCGGCACAAAGACCTCCTCAGTCCAGGCTCTGCAGCAGGGACGTCCTAAAAGCCTTTCTTTAGGGGAAACAAAACTTATTTTAGTGATTTCCAGGGAAAGTTGTATTCCTTGACATGTGGTCCATCCACCTTGGCCTCGGAGACCTCACAACTTTTTGGCACTGTCGTGGCACGCCGCTGCGCGGATGGTGGTCCCAGCTAAGCCCCGGTTGCTGACCCTGCGGACCAGCACTTTGGAAACGGGGATTTTTGTTCTGGGCATCTCACTCCTGGCTGGTTGCTGGTGCACTACGGGATGGCTGGATGGAAGGTTCGCGAGGTGCTTGATGCTGATAGGGATCTTCGAGTCCTTCAGCAAACTGCCTGGTGTTCGCAGGGGACAGGTGATGGTGCCTGGCGACACAGGCTTTAACCGGGACACGCAGGACGTCTCCTCGTTGGCGGGAAGGGCTGCCGGGCTCGCGTCGGGATCAGCGTAGAGATCGTAGAGGGCGTCGCCACTGTAGCTGTCCCGGGGGATGCCCGCCTTTTTCCTACTGTTGGTGCCGTCTTCCTCTGGGCCAGGGGTGGTGGAATCCCAGTAGCCCTCGTCACTGTTGGGGACTCcttcctgctgctccttctcCGGGTGCTGAGGCTCCTCCTTCGGCTGGAGCTCAATGGGAATCCGGTTGAGCCTCCTGCGCTTGACCAAGGACACGTCCTTGGCCCCTTCTGCACACCTGGCATCTTTGGAGGCCTCAGGTACCACCTTGGTCtccagtgctgctgctgctgccttagCCGCTCCCTCTTGGGGCCCTTGTCCTTGGTCCTCAGTCTGGGACAGCATGTCCCAGAATTCCTGGAGATAGGTGTCGTCCACCTCATCCGGGCTGgccatctcctcccctcctccttggtAGGCCACCACGCTGGGGTTCTTTTTAGAGAGAACTGGCTTGCCTGGCCCGGGGGCATGCTTGTCACAGCTGGGACCTGCCTCGTCCTCTTGGTCTGCAATAATATCTCCACAGCCTGTAAGAGAGTCAAAGCTTTTCAGTGAAGTCACGtcagaaaacatcaaacaaataCGATCGGCCGATGGGTCTGAGGGTGGGTCGACAGAGGAGGGGTCGGGGACGGCAGACGCTCGGCCGCTGCCGCACTCGGAGTCGACAGGGGGGACGGTCTTTATCGGAACGTCACCTGTCCTGGAAGCATCCTCTGCCGTCTGGGCCTCCGCAGCGCCCAGCTCGGGGGGTGCCCCGGGCGTGTCGGCGCGCCGATGCCCCGCGGCGTCCTCTCCCCGGGCGCTTTCGGCGTGAGGGACCCCGGGGCTCTCGGCCTCTCGGCGGGTCCGCACTTCGGCCGGCGCCGGCTCTCCCCCTCCGGGCTCACCTGCTGGGCCCCGCGGGGCGTCCTGGCGGGGCTCCTCCGGCTCGCTGGCTGGTCGGGGCGTTTCCTCCTTGACGCACTCCAGGCTGGCGGTGAGCGACCCCGGCAGGACCAGGACGCGGCCGCCCGGCGCCCCCGCGCGCTCCCCCTTGTCCTCCTCCTTGGCCCGCTTGTCCTTCTTGTGCCAGCGCATACTGCTGAAGAGCCCTTTCAGCCCCCTCTTTTGTTTGCCGCCAGCCTTGCTTGCATCTGCCTGCTCCCCTTTGCCATTTTCGGATCGCCCGTTCTTCTTCAAAAGGGAGAAGAAGCTGTGTGACTTCGCCACCGAGCTGTTGGCCAGGGAGCCCACGCCGGGCACGGCAGCCCTGGGGGGACCCGGGTTCGGCCgagccccgccgccgccgcccccgccgccgcccccgtcGCCCCCGCCGCGCGgctcctccttcctgctgctctCCAGCACCACCACCTCGGCCAACCCGTCGTGGGTCCTGCTCCTCACCATTCCCGTCGAGCCCGAGCCTTTCCCATCCCCTTTGTTTTTGACCCCAAATATGCTGGGCATGGTGCCACCCGATTTCCTCTTCTTGAATAATTTGAAAGCAGCTTTATTAATCTTCCCCGACGGCTGCTCGGCGGCCGGAGTTTCGGCAGCACAATCACAATGCAAGTCCATGTCTGCCGCGAGGGTCCGGGCCCcggcctcctccttcctcctgcagaCCCCCGCGGACGCGCGACCGCCGCCGCCGCGCTCGCTGacagccccgccgccgccgccgccgccgccgctgctcgCGCCCGTCGCCATGGAAACCGAGCGGGATAAGCAGCTTTCGTCAGCCGTGGGCTCGCGCCAGGCCACTGTCATCCGTATTCTAAATCAACCTGAGCCActcgctgctgccgccgccgccgctgctgccgctgccgccgctgcTGCAAAAGGAACACACGTAGAAGACCATCTCCCCTCCCGCCAAGGGCTTACATAATACCCTAACCCACT
Proteins encoded:
- the AMER2 gene encoding APC membrane recruitment protein 2 isoform X2; the protein is MTVAWREPTADESCLSRSVSMATGASSGGGGGGGGAVSERGGGGRASAGVCRRKEEAGARTLAADMDLHCDCAAETPAAEQPSGKINKAAFKLFKKRKSGGTMPSIFGVKNKGDGKGSGSTGMVRSRTHDGLAEVVVLESSRKEEPRGGGDGGGGGGGGGGARPNPGPPRAAVPGVGSLANSSVAKSHSFFSLLKKNGRSENGKGEQADASKAGGKQKRGLKGLFSSMRWHKKDKRAKEEDKGERAGAPGGRVLVLPGSLTASLECVKEETPRPASEPEEPRQDAPRGPAGEPGGGEPAPAEVRTRREAESPGVPHAESARGEDAAGHRRADTPGAPPELGAAEAQTAEDASRTGCGDIIADQEDEAGPSCDKHAPGPGKPVLSKKNPSVVAYQGGGEEMASPDEVDDTYLQEFWDMLSQTEDQGQGPQEGAAKAAAAALETKVVPEASKDARCAEGAKDVSLVKRRRLNRIPIELQPKEEPQHPEKEQQEGVPNSDEGYWDSTTPGPEEDGTNSRKKAGIPRDSYSGDALYDLYADPDASPAALPANEETSCVSRLKPVSPGTITCPLRTPGSLLKDSKIPISIKHLANLPSSHPVVHQQPARSEMPRTKIPVSKVLVRRVSNRGLAGTTIRAAACHDSAKKL
- the AMER2 gene encoding APC membrane recruitment protein 2 isoform X1, yielding MTVAWREPTADESCLSRSVSMATGASSGGGGGGGGAVSERGGGGRASAGVCRRKEEAGARTLAADMDLHCDCAAETPAAEQPSGKINKAAFKLFKKRKSGGTMPSIFGVKNKGDGKGSGSTGMVRSRTHDGLAEVVVLESSRKEEPRGGGDGGGGGGGGGGARPNPGPPRAAVPGVGSLANSSVAKSHSFFSLLKKNGRSENGKGEQADASKAGGKQKRGLKGLFSSMRWHKKDKRAKEEDKGERAGAPGGRVLVLPGSLTASLECVKEETPRPASEPEEPRQDAPRGPAGEPGGGEPAPAEVRTRREAESPGVPHAESARGEDAAGHRRADTPGAPPELGAAEAQTAEDASRTGDVPIKTVPPVDSECGSGRASAVPDPSSVDPPSDPSADRICLMFSDVTSLKSFDSLTGCGDIIADQEDEAGPSCDKHAPGPGKPVLSKKNPSVVAYQGGGEEMASPDEVDDTYLQEFWDMLSQTEDQGQGPQEGAAKAAAAALETKVVPEASKDARCAEGAKDVSLVKRRRLNRIPIELQPKEEPQHPEKEQQEGVPNSDEGYWDSTTPGPEEDGTNSRKKAGIPRDSYSGDALYDLYADPDASPAALPANEETSCVSRLKPVSPGTITCPLRTPGSLLKDSKIPISIKHLANLPSSHPVVHQQPARSEMPRTKIPVSKVLVRRVSNRGLAGTTIRAAACHDSAKKL
- the AMER2 gene encoding APC membrane recruitment protein 2 isoform X3, with translation MTVAWREPTADESCLSRSVSMATGASSGGGGGGGGAVSERGGGGRASAGVCRRKEEAGARTLAADMDLHCDCAAETPAAEQPSGKINKAAFKLFKKRKSGGTMPSIFGVKNKGDGKGSGSTGMVRSRTHDGLAEVVVLESSRKEEPRGGGDGGGGGGGGGGARPNPGPPRAAVPGVGSLANSSVAKSHSFFSLLKKNGRSENGKGEQADASKAGGKQKRGLKGLFSSMRWHKKDKRAKEEDKGERAGAPGGRVLVLPGSLTASLECVKEETPRPASEPEEPRQDAPRGPAGCGDIIADQEDEAGPSCDKHAPGPGKPVLSKKNPSVVAYQGGGEEMASPDEVDDTYLQEFWDMLSQTEDQGQGPQEGAAKAAAAALETKVVPEASKDARCAEGAKDVSLVKRRRLNRIPIELQPKEEPQHPEKEQQEGVPNSDEGYWDSTTPGPEEDGTNSRKKAGIPRDSYSGDALYDLYADPDASPAALPANEETSCVSRLKPVSPGTITCPLRTPGSLLKDSKIPISIKHLANLPSSHPVVHQQPARSEMPRTKIPVSKVLVRRVSNRGLAGTTIRAAACHDSAKKL